A window of the Henckelia pumila isolate YLH828 chromosome 3, ASM3356847v2, whole genome shotgun sequence genome harbors these coding sequences:
- the LOC140886720 gene encoding uncharacterized protein — protein sequence MDAKVGDAAAQKNTFEPSSDVIQEQDCDTLLIYLPGFRREQLRVQLAKSGTVRVSGTRPIGDNKLSIFQKDYHVSPNCDTTNISAKFEGGILYIRQPKLIVPAEKEAEKSPVLETQPAQRSLDHRPPTPIPSRPRKDQENEDTKKTSSSEAQIKQETSTGFRDKPDPKEDAKPVEEGKVDETEDDKKEKTAGTILDDHQRAEPSINTDRREEFSGNADSEFAYKRTGKVGKDGVDYYKLVAAGTAAKVIKSKKVVYMAMAIVLAFAFGMYFNNLIWCSNKPEK from the exons ATGGATGCGAAAGTGGGAGATGCAGCAGCTCAAAAGAATACTTTTGAGCCATCCTCTGATGTGATACAGGAGCAAGATTGTGACACTCTCCTCATATATCTCCCCG GTTTTAGGAGAGAACAGCTGAGAGTTCAGCTGGCTAAGTCGGGAACTGTGAGGGTCAGCGGGACGAGGCCGATCGGGGACAACAAGTTGAGCATCTTTCAGAAGGATTACCATGTCTCCCCTAACTGTGACACCACCAACATCTCTGCTAAATTTGAAGGTGGAATATTGTATATAAGGCAGCCGAAGCTGATCGTTCCAGCAGAGAAAGAGGCCGAAAAATCGCCGGTTTTAGAAACTCAGCCGGCCCAGAGGTCCTTAGACCATCGCCCACCAACACCAATCCCATCCCGACCAAGGAAAGATCAAGAAAACGAAGATACCAAGAAAACCAGCTCAAGTGAGGCTCAAATCAAGCAAGAAACTTCTACCGGTTTTCGCGATAAACCGGACCCGAAAGAAGACGCAAAACCCGTCGAGGAGGGAAAAGTTGATGAAACAGAGGATGATAAAAAGGAGAAAACTGCGGGCACCATTCTTGATGATCATCAAAGAGCTGAGCCAAGTATTAATACCGATCGGCGTGAGGAGTTTTCGGGCAATGCTGATTCCGAATTCGCATATAAACGAACTGGAAAAGTGGGGAAAGATGGCGTAGATTATTATAAACTCGTTGCCGCTGGTACAGCAGCAAAGGTGATAAAATCAAAAAAGGTTGTGTATATGGCAATGGCTATTGTTCTTGCTTTTGCATTCGGAATGTATTTCAATAATTTGATTTGGTGTTCTAACAAACCTGAGAAGTGA